The Nonlabens spongiae genome contains a region encoding:
- a CDS encoding RluA family pseudouridine synthase, with product MLLHSFSTDVSQIPLPEKFTFPFYYEPHELARRAANELQQYLDSLENWFFDLKLGPEDYAHPLGKMFGVLVVRAQNGELGYLCAFSGVRTGKQEDNFFVPLVFDPFHENSLYAQKLKDLEHLTSTIENMEVDSKLVKLKRKTETREALNLEKLKNEKKRQAEKKKQRKTLRNKQEPLLSEFAFKKLKEEHHQASLASKFLLKEYQIYLKAQTHNDRLKIENWENEISKLKNKRKELSKHLQEWIFSNYRFLNARGETTNALELFKNRPPYIPPSGTGDCAAPKLLQYAYQNQLEPIAMAEFWYGEPLPSQVRKHGQFYPACRSKCEPVLGFMLQGLEVEENPLLQSQSVDLNLEIIYEDDHVFAVNKPAELLSVRGKEISDSVQERLERRFPDATGPLLVHRLDMSTSGILLCAKDIETYKKLQKQFTNRSISKRYVALLDGIVKEKEGFIDLPLRLDLDNRPFQLVDHQKGKSARTRYEVLKIQNGKTCIAFYPITGRTHQLRVHAAHKDGLNCPIIGDDLYGKRADRLHLHAEQLVFEHPVTKEEIHLKVEAPF from the coding sequence ATGCTCCTCCACTCGTTCTCCACGGATGTTTCTCAAATACCGCTGCCTGAAAAATTCACTTTTCCTTTTTATTATGAGCCGCACGAGCTTGCGCGCAGAGCCGCAAACGAACTGCAGCAGTATCTCGATTCTTTAGAGAATTGGTTTTTTGATTTGAAATTGGGTCCGGAAGACTATGCGCATCCGCTGGGGAAAATGTTTGGTGTTTTGGTGGTCAGAGCGCAAAATGGTGAGTTAGGTTATTTATGTGCCTTTTCTGGAGTGCGAACTGGAAAACAAGAAGATAATTTTTTTGTACCTCTTGTTTTTGATCCATTTCATGAAAACAGTCTTTACGCCCAGAAGCTGAAAGATTTAGAGCATCTAACTTCTACCATTGAAAACATGGAAGTAGACTCAAAATTGGTAAAACTCAAAAGAAAAACTGAAACAAGGGAAGCTCTCAATCTCGAGAAACTAAAAAACGAGAAAAAGCGACAGGCAGAAAAGAAAAAACAGCGGAAAACCTTGAGAAATAAACAAGAACCGCTTCTATCTGAATTTGCTTTCAAAAAACTGAAGGAAGAGCACCATCAAGCAAGCCTTGCTTCAAAATTTTTATTGAAAGAATATCAAATATACCTAAAGGCTCAAACCCACAATGACCGATTAAAAATCGAGAACTGGGAAAATGAAATCTCTAAATTGAAAAATAAGAGAAAAGAACTCTCTAAACATCTTCAAGAATGGATTTTTTCCAATTATAGATTTCTCAATGCTCGAGGAGAAACTACAAACGCGCTCGAACTCTTCAAAAACCGTCCACCTTACATTCCACCATCGGGAACTGGTGATTGTGCTGCTCCCAAACTTTTACAATATGCTTACCAGAATCAGCTGGAACCGATTGCAATGGCTGAGTTTTGGTACGGCGAGCCACTACCCTCTCAAGTGCGCAAACATGGTCAGTTTTATCCTGCCTGTCGTTCAAAGTGTGAACCGGTGTTGGGCTTTATGCTTCAGGGTTTGGAGGTTGAGGAGAATCCGCTGTTGCAAAGTCAGAGCGTGGATTTAAATTTGGAAATCATTTACGAGGATGATCATGTGTTTGCAGTGAACAAGCCTGCAGAACTGTTATCGGTCAGAGGAAAGGAAATTAGTGACTCCGTTCAAGAACGGCTGGAAAGGCGATTTCCGGATGCAACTGGTCCTTTGCTTGTGCATCGTTTGGACATGAGTACCAGCGGTATCTTACTGTGTGCAAAGGATATAGAAACCTATAAGAAACTACAAAAACAATTCACAAACCGCAGCATCAGTAAGCGGTACGTCGCTTTGCTCGATGGAATTGTCAAAGAAAAAGAAGGTTTTATAGATTTGCCATTACGCTTGGATTTGGACAACCGTCCGTTTCAATTAGTTGATCATCAAAAAGGTAAAAGCGCCAGGACACGTTATGAGGTGCTTAAAATTCAAAATGGGAAAACATGCATTGCTTTTTATCCCATTACCGGCCGTACGCATCAGTTGAGGGTGCACGCTGCACACAAAGATGGACTGAATTGCCCTATCATAGGTGACGACCTCTACGGCAAGCGCGCAGATCGATTGCACCTGCATGCAGAACAACTGGTTTTTGAGCATCCGGTCACAAAAGAAGAGATTCACCTCAAAGTAGAAGCTCCTTTCTAA
- the rmuC gene encoding DNA recombination protein RmuC produces the protein MQELNVLIYLIIGGIIATVITWFFAKNKFSSKYSMLQRENEQFQQRVSELSNAQNERDQLRIEREQLQAQVSSRSENIEDFKKRLENRELELRELAVEKERLNVLLAEQRTAFAKAEEKHTEAQAEIEKLNEKFTKEFENLANKILDEKSTKFTDQNRKNIEQILNPLQEKIKSFEKRVEDTHKDTIDRQSALRQQIIGLKELNEQMSKETSNLTKALKGDVKMRGNWGELVLERVLEKSGLSKDQEYSVQQSFKTEDGKTVFPDVIVNLPGGKKMIIDSKVSLNAYERYVNEEDEELQSRFLREHVNALKLHVKQLSDKNYHDLYDIDTPDFVLLFVPIEPAFAIALNQDSGLYSEAFDRNIVIVTPTTLLATLRTIDSMWQTEKQQRNAIDIANAAGALYDKFVGLSDDLIKVGSQLDTVKKTYSASMNKLTDGSGNLIGRVERLKKLGAKANKSINEKLVKRAMENDPDSMELDGDQGKLL, from the coding sequence ATGCAAGAACTCAACGTTTTAATCTACCTAATCATAGGCGGTATCATTGCAACCGTTATCACTTGGTTTTTTGCCAAAAACAAATTTTCAAGCAAGTACAGCATGCTCCAGCGAGAAAATGAGCAGTTTCAGCAACGAGTAAGTGAGCTCAGTAACGCCCAGAACGAGCGCGATCAGCTGAGGATCGAGCGGGAACAGTTGCAGGCTCAGGTTTCCTCAAGGTCTGAGAACATTGAGGATTTCAAGAAACGTCTCGAGAATCGCGAGCTGGAATTGAGAGAGCTGGCGGTAGAGAAAGAGCGTTTGAATGTGTTACTGGCTGAACAACGTACCGCTTTCGCGAAAGCGGAAGAAAAACACACTGAAGCACAAGCCGAGATCGAGAAACTCAACGAAAAATTCACCAAGGAGTTTGAAAACCTCGCCAACAAGATTTTAGACGAGAAAAGCACCAAATTCACCGACCAAAACCGCAAGAATATCGAGCAGATCTTGAATCCGCTGCAGGAGAAGATCAAAAGTTTTGAGAAGCGGGTTGAGGATACGCACAAGGATACCATCGACCGGCAGAGTGCGCTGCGCCAGCAAATTATAGGACTTAAAGAGCTGAACGAGCAAATGAGCAAAGAGACCAGCAACCTGACCAAGGCGCTGAAAGGTGATGTAAAAATGCGTGGTAACTGGGGCGAGCTGGTGCTGGAACGAGTTTTGGAAAAATCAGGTTTGAGTAAGGATCAAGAGTATTCTGTCCAGCAGAGTTTCAAGACTGAAGACGGCAAAACAGTATTCCCAGATGTGATCGTGAACCTTCCTGGTGGGAAGAAAATGATTATTGACTCAAAAGTCTCGCTCAATGCTTACGAGCGATATGTAAATGAGGAGGATGAGGAACTGCAAAGCCGTTTTTTAAGAGAACACGTCAATGCTCTCAAACTGCACGTCAAACAGCTTTCTGATAAAAACTATCACGATCTGTATGACATCGACACGCCAGATTTTGTGTTGCTTTTTGTTCCCATTGAGCCGGCGTTTGCAATTGCATTAAATCAGGACAGTGGGCTCTACAGCGAGGCTTTTGACAGAAATATCGTGATTGTGACGCCCACAACGCTTCTTGCCACCTTAAGAACCATAGATAGCATGTGGCAAACTGAAAAACAACAACGCAATGCTATTGATATCGCAAATGCTGCAGGAGCATTGTACGATAAATTCGTGGGACTTTCTGATGATTTGATAAAGGTGGGGTCTCAGTTGGATACCGTGAAAAAAACCTACTCTGCCAGTATGAACAAACTTACAGATGGTTCTGGAAATTTGATAGGTCGTGTGGAGCGTTTGAAAAAGCTTGGCGCAAAAGCCAATAAGTCTATTAATGAGAAATTGGTAAAACGCGCGATGGAGAATGATCCCGATAGTATGGAGTTAGATGGGGATCAAGGGAAATTGTTGTAA
- the purE gene encoding 5-(carboxyamino)imidazole ribonucleotide mutase, translating into MKKVAIIMGSTSDLPVMQDAIDILREFKIPLEVDVVSAHRTPEKMVEFGSKAHKNGIGVIIAGAGGAAHLPGMVASLSPLPVIGVPVKSSNSIDGWDSVLSILQMPGGVPVATVALNGAKNAGILAAQILGAQNDEVINRIIAYKEGLKQKVIKAAEEMKKNV; encoded by the coding sequence ATGAAAAAAGTAGCCATAATCATGGGATCCACGAGTGATTTACCCGTGATGCAAGACGCCATAGATATTCTGAGAGAATTTAAGATTCCTCTCGAAGTAGATGTAGTGAGCGCTCACCGTACGCCAGAAAAAATGGTAGAATTTGGGAGCAAGGCGCATAAGAATGGTATAGGCGTAATCATCGCAGGTGCTGGAGGTGCTGCTCACTTGCCAGGAATGGTTGCAAGCCTGTCGCCACTTCCCGTAATAGGAGTTCCTGTAAAATCAAGTAACTCGATCGATGGCTGGGACAGTGTTCTATCCATTTTACAAATGCCTGGCGGTGTTCCCGTAGCTACCGTAGCACTTAATGGTGCAAAGAATGCCGGTATCCTTGCAGCCCAAATATTAGGAGCACAAAATGACGAAGTTATCAATAGGATCATTGCTTATAAAGAAGGTCTCAAACAGAAAGTGATCAAAGCTGCAGAGGAGATGAAGAAAAATGTCTAG
- a CDS encoding M3 family metallopeptidase yields the protein MNLNNNPLLQEFSTVLDTAPFSKIREIHFEPAILKGIEIAREEIDQITNNAETPNFENTIVALDSSGETLGRITSIFFNLNNAETNDNIQEIARKVSPKLSAFGNDIVLNEQLFKRVKEVYEQKDSLELTAEQKTLLDKQYKRFSRNGANLSEYEKEKLRKIDEELSQLTLQFGENVLAATNAFEMHIADKDLLAGLPDSALEAAADAARSKNKDGYLFTLDYPSYIPFMTYADNRELRKKMSLAFSSKAYKDEFDNQENVLRIANLRHERAQLLGYDSHAHFILEERMAKSPQMVTDFLSDILEKAKPAAEKEFAELTAFAKNHADKNNVTLNRLEKWDAAYYAEKLKQEKFDLDDEKLKPYFKLENVIDGVFEIAKRLYGLTFEKTEEIEKYHPDVITYIVKNEDGSLNSVFYGDFFPRKGKRNGAWMTSFKGQWHEEGKNIRPHVSNVCNFTKPTSTRPSLLTFNEVTTLFHEFGHALHGMLADTQYRGLSGTSVSWDFVELPSQVLENWCYEKEALELFAHHYETGELIPQEYIEKIKAAANFNEGLQTLRQLSFGMLDMSWHGQDPSEIQDVKAYERKTFDKTDLYPDIDGTCMSTSFGHIFQGGYSAGYYSYKWAEVLDADAFELFKEKGIFNRETADKFRENVLSKGGTEDPMLLYTRFRGSEPKIDALLKRAGLVA from the coding sequence ATGAATTTGAATAATAACCCGTTGCTACAAGAGTTCAGTACCGTACTGGACACAGCACCGTTTTCTAAAATAAGAGAGATCCATTTTGAACCTGCGATTTTAAAAGGAATCGAAATTGCCAGGGAAGAAATTGACCAGATTACCAACAATGCCGAGACTCCCAACTTTGAAAATACCATTGTTGCTTTGGATAGTAGTGGTGAGACTTTGGGAAGAATAACAAGCATTTTTTTCAACCTCAATAACGCAGAAACTAACGATAATATTCAGGAAATCGCTAGAAAGGTAAGTCCCAAGCTTTCTGCTTTTGGGAATGATATTGTTTTAAATGAACAACTGTTCAAGCGAGTAAAAGAAGTTTATGAACAGAAAGATTCCTTAGAATTAACTGCTGAGCAAAAAACTTTGCTCGATAAGCAATACAAGCGTTTTTCTCGTAACGGAGCAAATTTGAGCGAGTACGAAAAAGAAAAGCTGCGAAAAATTGACGAAGAACTGAGTCAGCTTACTTTACAGTTTGGTGAAAACGTCCTCGCGGCTACTAATGCTTTTGAAATGCACATTGCAGATAAAGATTTGCTCGCTGGACTACCAGACAGTGCTCTGGAGGCTGCCGCTGATGCCGCTCGATCAAAAAACAAAGACGGTTATCTTTTTACGCTGGACTATCCTAGCTACATTCCTTTTATGACTTATGCAGATAATCGAGAGCTGCGTAAAAAAATGTCGCTTGCCTTTAGTTCTAAAGCTTATAAGGACGAGTTTGACAATCAAGAAAACGTGTTGCGTATTGCCAACTTGAGACATGAACGCGCTCAATTGTTGGGCTATGATAGTCACGCGCATTTTATCTTGGAAGAACGCATGGCAAAATCACCGCAAATGGTGACTGATTTTTTAAGTGATATTTTAGAGAAAGCCAAGCCTGCTGCAGAGAAAGAGTTTGCTGAGCTTACCGCTTTCGCGAAAAACCACGCCGATAAAAACAACGTAACTCTAAATAGGTTGGAAAAGTGGGACGCAGCATATTACGCTGAAAAGCTGAAGCAAGAGAAGTTTGATCTGGATGATGAGAAACTCAAGCCCTATTTTAAGCTAGAAAACGTAATCGACGGCGTTTTTGAGATTGCAAAGCGCCTATACGGTCTGACTTTCGAAAAGACTGAAGAGATCGAAAAGTACCATCCCGATGTGATCACTTACATCGTCAAGAATGAAGACGGATCGCTCAACTCGGTGTTTTACGGCGACTTTTTCCCGAGAAAAGGAAAACGCAACGGTGCCTGGATGACAAGTTTTAAGGGTCAGTGGCATGAGGAAGGTAAAAACATTAGACCTCACGTTTCTAATGTGTGTAATTTTACAAAACCCACCTCTACCCGACCATCACTACTTACTTTCAATGAAGTGACTACTCTGTTTCACGAGTTTGGTCATGCGTTGCACGGTATGCTGGCCGACACTCAATATCGCGGACTTTCAGGAACTTCGGTTTCCTGGGATTTTGTGGAGTTACCCAGTCAAGTTCTGGAAAACTGGTGTTATGAAAAAGAGGCGCTGGAACTTTTTGCACATCATTATGAGACTGGCGAATTAATACCGCAAGAATATATTGAGAAGATCAAAGCCGCGGCTAACTTTAATGAAGGTTTGCAAACCTTGCGACAGCTGTCTTTTGGAATGCTGGATATGAGTTGGCACGGTCAAGACCCTAGTGAGATTCAAGATGTCAAAGCTTATGAAAGAAAAACCTTTGACAAAACAGATTTGTATCCAGATATAGATGGTACCTGCATGAGTACCTCCTTTGGCCACATATTTCAGGGTGGGTACAGTGCCGGTTATTACAGTTATAAGTGGGCAGAAGTATTGGATGCAGATGCTTTTGAATTATTTAAAGAGAAAGGAATATTCAATCGGGAAACCGCAGATAAGTTCAGGGAAAATGTACTGAGCAAAGGTGGAACTGAGGATCCTATGTTGTTATATACTCGCTTTCGCGGAAGCGAACCTAAAATAGACGCCCTGCTGAAAAGAGCGGGACTCGTCGCTTAA
- a CDS encoding sigma-70 family RNA polymerase sigma factor, whose amino-acid sequence MPDVKLVPEKWVDRYSDYLFNYTITRVNDAIKAQDLVSETFLAGLKSAHRFKGNSTERTWLISILKRKIIDHYRKINSNKGKAEVRMSYMNTSKDENGDWMEERVQDLRNPNVEDDIEQKELGEAINECIANLPERYATIFVQKTIDNMETETICKEHDITASNLWVIIHRARVQLMECLNSKWFKNE is encoded by the coding sequence GTGCCAGATGTAAAATTAGTTCCAGAAAAATGGGTCGATCGCTATAGCGACTACTTATTTAATTATACAATAACTCGGGTAAATGACGCCATCAAGGCTCAGGATCTCGTTTCTGAGACTTTTTTAGCTGGTTTGAAAAGCGCCCACAGGTTTAAGGGTAACTCAACAGAACGTACCTGGCTCATCTCTATTCTCAAGCGTAAAATCATAGATCACTATCGTAAAATCAATTCCAACAAAGGAAAAGCTGAAGTACGCATGAGCTACATGAATACTTCTAAGGATGAAAATGGTGACTGGATGGAAGAGCGCGTACAGGATTTGCGCAATCCCAATGTGGAAGATGATATCGAGCAAAAAGAACTGGGAGAAGCCATTAATGAATGTATTGCCAATCTTCCCGAGCGTTATGCCACTATATTTGTCCAGAAAACCATAGATAATATGGAAACAGAAACGATCTGTAAGGAGCATGATATCACTGCGTCAAATTTATGGGTAATCATCCATAGAGCGCGTGTGCAGCTTATGGAATGCCTCAATTCTAAATGGTTTAAGAACGAGTAG
- a CDS encoding single-stranded DNA-binding protein, with protein MSTMNNKVQLIGNLGQDPEIINLQDGKKLAKFSLATTDRYKNKQGEQVTDTQWHRVVAFNGTANIIASYVKKGNKVGVEGKLVTRAWDDKDGNKRYTTEVVCNEVLMLGGND; from the coding sequence ATGAGCACCATGAACAACAAAGTACAACTGATCGGCAACCTGGGACAAGACCCAGAAATCATCAACCTTCAAGACGGCAAGAAATTAGCTAAATTCTCACTTGCTACGACAGATCGCTACAAGAACAAACAAGGCGAGCAGGTAACGGACACACAATGGCACCGCGTGGTGGCCTTTAACGGCACCGCAAACATCATCGCCAGTTACGTGAAAAAAGGAAATAAAGTAGGCGTAGAAGGCAAGCTGGTCACCCGCGCCTGGGATGATAAAGACGGCAACAAGCGCTACACTACTGAGGTCGTTTGCAACGAGGTCCTTATGCTAGGCGGTAATGATTAA
- a CDS encoding IS110 family RNA-guided transposase, producing MDKYSKIHGVDISKDFFDVIDDLGNHYQFDNSLNGFRKYLKTLDAESLVVMEATGYYHYLLAQFLHDSDIAVSVVNPLSVKRFLQMKLTKVKTDKSDAMGIRDYAMVNEVPLYDGKGAVQAECLQLLALMDIYLKQRTQVKNKIHGEKVLGTPSKAVFGSLKRTLKMLDRELVSLNERLLSLVKQDQQVQLTNLKSIPGLGDRTSALLIVLTEGFTKFDNASQLRNYAGITPTIRRSGSSIRGRSRISKVGNRKLRNHLFLCAFSASRHNKACRELYERITAKGKSKKLALIAVSNKLLKQAFAIAKSGLPYDDGYVSRLVKE from the coding sequence ATGGATAAATATAGTAAAATCCACGGTGTGGATATCAGTAAGGATTTCTTTGATGTAATTGACGATCTGGGCAACCACTACCAGTTTGACAACAGCCTGAATGGTTTCAGGAAGTACCTCAAGACATTGGACGCTGAGAGCCTTGTTGTCATGGAGGCGACGGGCTATTACCACTATCTGCTGGCTCAGTTCCTGCACGACTCTGACATCGCCGTCTCGGTAGTCAATCCATTGTCGGTAAAGCGTTTTCTGCAGATGAAGCTTACCAAGGTAAAGACCGACAAGAGCGATGCAATGGGCATCAGGGACTATGCAATGGTCAATGAGGTTCCGCTCTACGATGGCAAGGGAGCCGTACAGGCGGAATGTCTACAATTGCTGGCCCTGATGGACATCTACCTCAAACAGCGCACTCAGGTCAAAAACAAGATCCACGGAGAGAAGGTACTGGGCACGCCTTCAAAAGCGGTGTTTGGTTCCTTAAAAAGAACCTTGAAGATGCTGGACAGGGAACTGGTCTCGCTCAACGAGCGCCTATTGTCGCTGGTCAAGCAGGATCAACAGGTACAGCTTACCAATCTTAAGAGCATACCTGGTCTGGGCGATAGGACATCTGCGCTGTTGATCGTACTCACAGAGGGCTTTACCAAGTTTGACAACGCCTCACAGCTGCGTAACTATGCCGGCATCACACCCACGATAAGGCGGTCTGGCAGCAGCATAAGGGGTAGGAGCAGAATAAGCAAGGTGGGCAACCGAAAGCTTCGTAACCACTTGTTTTTGTGCGCTTTCTCTGCAAGTAGACACAACAAGGCATGTAGGGAGCTCTACGAACGTATCACGGCCAAGGGCAAGAGCAAGAAGTTGGCACTTATCGCCGTATCCAACAAACTATTGAAACAGGCATTTGCCATTGCAAAATCCGGCCTGCCCTATGACGATGGCTACGTTTCCCGTCTGGTCAAGGAGTAG
- a CDS encoding 3'-5' exoribonuclease domain-containing protein, whose product MAYIMVDIESDGPIPGDYSMISFGAVIVNDHLDKTFYGTLKPISEQWIPEALAVSGFSREETMKFDEPKVVIKNFSQWISQNCRDRPIFISDNNGFDWMFICWYFHHFTGKNPFGFSSQNLGSLYKGLVQDTFKNFKHLRKTKHTHHPVDDARGNAEALLTMKKEMGLKIKLS is encoded by the coding sequence ATGGCTTATATAATGGTAGATATTGAGAGTGATGGTCCCATACCGGGTGACTATTCCATGATTTCATTTGGAGCGGTGATCGTAAATGATCATCTGGACAAGACGTTTTACGGAACACTCAAGCCTATTTCAGAACAGTGGATTCCAGAGGCGCTGGCGGTTTCTGGCTTTAGTCGTGAAGAAACGATGAAGTTTGACGAGCCTAAAGTCGTCATAAAAAACTTTTCCCAATGGATTTCTCAAAATTGCAGGGACAGACCCATTTTCATAAGCGACAATAATGGATTTGACTGGATGTTCATTTGCTGGTACTTTCATCACTTCACGGGTAAAAACCCATTTGGATTCAGTTCTCAGAACCTGGGAAGTTTATACAAAGGGCTGGTTCAGGACACGTTTAAAAATTTCAAACACTTGAGGAAGACGAAACACACCCACCATCCTGTAGACGACGCAAGAGGTAATGCCGAAGCACTACTCACCATGAAAAAAGAAATGGGACTCAAAATTAAATTGAGTTAA